The Odocoileus virginianus isolate 20LAN1187 ecotype Illinois chromosome 3, Ovbor_1.2, whole genome shotgun sequence genome includes a window with the following:
- the PLPP2 gene encoding phospholipid phosphatase 2 isoform X2, which produces MERRWVFVLLDVLCVLVAALPCAILTFVNTPYKRGFYCGDDSIRYPYRPDTITHGLMAGVIITATVILVSAGEAYLVYTDRLYSRSDFNNYLAALYKVVGTFLFGAAVSQSLTDLAKYMTGRLRPNFLAVCDPDWSRVNCSAYVQLEVCRGSPANVTESRLSFYSGHSSFGMYCMVFLALYVQARLCWKWARLLRPTVQFFLVAFALYVGYTRVSDHKHHWSDVLVGLLQGALVASLTVRYVSDFFKARPPQHCPEEEELERKPSLSLTLALAETDHNHYGYPVSSS; this is translated from the exons ATGGAGCGGAGGTGGGTCTTCGTACTGCTCGACGTGCTGTGCGTGCTGGTCG ccgcTCTGCCCTGTGCCATCCTGACGTTCGTCAACACTCCATACAAGCGAGGTTTCTACTGTGGAGATGACTCCATCCGATACCCCTACCGTCCAGACACCATCACCCATGGGCTCATGGCCGGGGTCATCATCACAGCCACTGTCATTCTT GTGTCAGCTGGGGAAGCCTACTTGGTGTACACGGACCGCCTCTACTCCCGCTCTGATTTCAACAACTACCTGGCCGCCCTCTATAAGGTGGTGGGGACGTTCCTGTTTGGGGCGGCAGTGAGCCAGTCCCTGACAGACCTGGCCAAGTACATGACCGGCCGCCTGCGGCCCAACTTCCTGGCCGTGTGTGACCCTGACTGGAGCCGCGTCAACTGCTCGGCGTACGTGCAGCTGGAGGTGTGCAGGGGGAGCCCTGCTAACGTCACGGAGTCCAG GTTGTCCTTCTACTCCGGACACTCCTCCTTTGGCATGTACTGCATGGTATTCTTGGCG CTCTATGTGCAGGCCCGGCTCTGCTGGAAGTGGGCACGGCTGCTGCGGCCCACCGTTCAGTTCTTCCTGGTAGCCTTCGCCCTGTACGTGGGCTACACCCGCGTGTCTGACCACAAACACCACTGGAGTGACGTTCTCGTTGGCCTCCTGCAGGGGGCGCTGGTGGCCAGCCTCACT GTCCGGTACGTCTCTGACTTCTTCAAAGCTCGGCCCCCGCAGCACTGCCCGGAGGAAGAAGAGCTGGAACGGAAGCCCAGCCTGTCTCTGACGCTGGCCCTGGCCGAGACTGACCACAACCACTACGGGTACCCTGTGTCCTCCTCCTGA
- the PLPP2 gene encoding phospholipid phosphatase 2 isoform X1, whose translation MGFFRQEYWSGLSCPPPGDLPNPGIEPKSLTSPALAAALPCAILTFVNTPYKRGFYCGDDSIRYPYRPDTITHGLMAGVIITATVILVSAGEAYLVYTDRLYSRSDFNNYLAALYKVVGTFLFGAAVSQSLTDLAKYMTGRLRPNFLAVCDPDWSRVNCSAYVQLEVCRGSPANVTESRLSFYSGHSSFGMYCMVFLALYVQARLCWKWARLLRPTVQFFLVAFALYVGYTRVSDHKHHWSDVLVGLLQGALVASLTVRYVSDFFKARPPQHCPEEEELERKPSLSLTLALAETDHNHYGYPVSSS comes from the exons atgggattcttcaggcaagaatactggagtgggttgtcatgccctcctccaggggatcttcccaacccagggatcgaacccaagtctcttacatctcctgcattggcag ccgcTCTGCCCTGTGCCATCCTGACGTTCGTCAACACTCCATACAAGCGAGGTTTCTACTGTGGAGATGACTCCATCCGATACCCCTACCGTCCAGACACCATCACCCATGGGCTCATGGCCGGGGTCATCATCACAGCCACTGTCATTCTT GTGTCAGCTGGGGAAGCCTACTTGGTGTACACGGACCGCCTCTACTCCCGCTCTGATTTCAACAACTACCTGGCCGCCCTCTATAAGGTGGTGGGGACGTTCCTGTTTGGGGCGGCAGTGAGCCAGTCCCTGACAGACCTGGCCAAGTACATGACCGGCCGCCTGCGGCCCAACTTCCTGGCCGTGTGTGACCCTGACTGGAGCCGCGTCAACTGCTCGGCGTACGTGCAGCTGGAGGTGTGCAGGGGGAGCCCTGCTAACGTCACGGAGTCCAG GTTGTCCTTCTACTCCGGACACTCCTCCTTTGGCATGTACTGCATGGTATTCTTGGCG CTCTATGTGCAGGCCCGGCTCTGCTGGAAGTGGGCACGGCTGCTGCGGCCCACCGTTCAGTTCTTCCTGGTAGCCTTCGCCCTGTACGTGGGCTACACCCGCGTGTCTGACCACAAACACCACTGGAGTGACGTTCTCGTTGGCCTCCTGCAGGGGGCGCTGGTGGCCAGCCTCACT GTCCGGTACGTCTCTGACTTCTTCAAAGCTCGGCCCCCGCAGCACTGCCCGGAGGAAGAAGAGCTGGAACGGAAGCCCAGCCTGTCTCTGACGCTGGCCCTGGCCGAGACTGACCACAACCACTACGGGTACCCTGTGTCCTCCTCCTGA
- the PLPP2 gene encoding phospholipid phosphatase 2 isoform X3: MAGVIITATVILVSAGEAYLVYTDRLYSRSDFNNYLAALYKVVGTFLFGAAVSQSLTDLAKYMTGRLRPNFLAVCDPDWSRVNCSAYVQLEVCRGSPANVTESRLSFYSGHSSFGMYCMVFLALYVQARLCWKWARLLRPTVQFFLVAFALYVGYTRVSDHKHHWSDVLVGLLQGALVASLTVRYVSDFFKARPPQHCPEEEELERKPSLSLTLALAETDHNHYGYPVSSS, from the exons ATGGCCGGGGTCATCATCACAGCCACTGTCATTCTT GTGTCAGCTGGGGAAGCCTACTTGGTGTACACGGACCGCCTCTACTCCCGCTCTGATTTCAACAACTACCTGGCCGCCCTCTATAAGGTGGTGGGGACGTTCCTGTTTGGGGCGGCAGTGAGCCAGTCCCTGACAGACCTGGCCAAGTACATGACCGGCCGCCTGCGGCCCAACTTCCTGGCCGTGTGTGACCCTGACTGGAGCCGCGTCAACTGCTCGGCGTACGTGCAGCTGGAGGTGTGCAGGGGGAGCCCTGCTAACGTCACGGAGTCCAG GTTGTCCTTCTACTCCGGACACTCCTCCTTTGGCATGTACTGCATGGTATTCTTGGCG CTCTATGTGCAGGCCCGGCTCTGCTGGAAGTGGGCACGGCTGCTGCGGCCCACCGTTCAGTTCTTCCTGGTAGCCTTCGCCCTGTACGTGGGCTACACCCGCGTGTCTGACCACAAACACCACTGGAGTGACGTTCTCGTTGGCCTCCTGCAGGGGGCGCTGGTGGCCAGCCTCACT GTCCGGTACGTCTCTGACTTCTTCAAAGCTCGGCCCCCGCAGCACTGCCCGGAGGAAGAAGAGCTGGAACGGAAGCCCAGCCTGTCTCTGACGCTGGCCCTGGCCGAGACTGACCACAACCACTACGGGTACCCTGTGTCCTCCTCCTGA